The region ACCAAGGAGCGGGAACTGGTAACGGCGAGCGCGGCGTAATGGTGCGACCAGGATGACGTCGTCTCACACCACTTGACGGGACACGACCGCCAGAGGCGTCATTCAGGCGCTGAATCGCAGCGTCCACCAGGCTATTGACACATAGGTCTCCATATCAGGTTGAGACGCGGGTCTTCCATGAGGGCGATTCCTCACCCAGCATATCACGACTTGTGATTTTTACCACAATCTGTAATTCACATGCACATCGGATGCACCAGACCTGCTGCACCAGTCTCCTGATTAACGAAGCGCTACACCACGAAACGACGAATGATACGATATCGCAAGGACGTCCGGTTGCTGACGCGTATGATAGCCCCCTGCGTGGCCCGTCGCTTCTCCGGCTCCGGGGCCGTGCTCTCTGCGCCGCGTCTGTGACCACGAAAGGTTTAATGGTAGGCGTCGGCAGCGGTAATAGATTTGAACGCATCTAAAAATAGTGCAGCTGTACTATTGTGATAATGAAAATGCACTATTGACGGGTTATACCTGCGAGGATATACGCTAATGAGCACTTTTCCTAAATTTATCGGCGGGTCTGGCGGGAACGTGGGCAATACATGTTGAAACGCATTTATCCCATCGAGGACTTCTGTATCGCTTGCCGGCATTGCGAGCTGATGTGTCAGCTTGAGCATTCCCCCAGCCGCGACCTTATCCAACTCTTCAAGGGCACCTCCTCTTCTTCTCTCAAACGCATCTTCGTCCTGCAGAAAGGCCCTGTATCCCTCGCCCTCAACTGCCGCCACTGCGACGAGCCCCTGTGCGCTTACGCCTGCGTGGCGGGGGCGCTGACCAAGGACCCAGCGACGGGGATCGTCAACTTCAACCAGGACAAGTGCATCGGCTGCTGGACATGCATCGTGGCGTGCCCCTACGGGGTCATCGTCCGCAACCCCGGTACCGGCCGCATCACCAAGTGCGACCTGTGTCCGGGCCGAGATGTTCCGGCCTGCGTTGAGGCGTGCCCCAACGGGGCGCTCGCGCTGGCGGAGGCGTAGAACGATGACCCGCTACGTCATTGTCGGCAACTCGGCGGGCGGCATAGGTGCCGCAGAGACCATCCGGGCGACGGACCCGGACGGTCATGTAACCATTCTGTCCGACGAGTCGTACCCCGCCTATTCACGCCCCGCTATCTCCGAGTTCCTGGCCGGCGAACGCACCTTCGGCGAGCGGATGCTGTTCCGGGACGCCGACTTCTACAAGCG is a window of Dehalococcoidia bacterium DNA encoding:
- a CDS encoding 4Fe-4S dicluster domain-containing protein; translation: MKRIYPIEDFCIACRHCELMCQLEHSPSRDLIQLFKGTSSSSLKRIFVLQKGPVSLALNCRHCDEPLCAYACVAGALTKDPATGIVNFNQDKCIGCWTCIVACPYGVIVRNPGTGRITKCDLCPGRDVPACVEACPNGALALAEA